A window of the Cryptosporidium parvum Iowa II chromosome 7, whole genome shotgun sequence genome harbors these coding sequences:
- a CDS encoding coatomer complex beta, with the protein YRENMPLRLDIKKKLQTSSERVKSIDFHASEPWILSGLYNGTITVHDYETQSLLKSLEVSEYPIRCAIFVSRKQWIITCGDDLQVRVYNYNTMNKVTSFEAHNDFIRHIMVHNKLPLLLTCSDDMTIKVWDWDRDWIKAQTFQGNSHYVMMIQWNPKDTHVFASVSLDRTVKIWGLQPNICSLVNNTVNTPKYSLTGHEGGINCLAYSPSAEKPYIATGSDDKTVRVWDYQTKQCIQVLTGHTKAVRSVIYHNQLPLILSCSEDGTIKIWHSTTYRLECTLNYMLDRCWCLSVSENILGIGYDEGSVVVKIGSEQPLATLNSGKILIAKGTEICQTNLRALATKSSSGTEWEFEFGDGERVILPYKELGCSEIYPQDIQFHPNGRFLSVCGDGEFVIYTTQALRSKCFGKAIELSWSIDGHFFAIRENGGRIVIYNNFKESFSFLPSFFVDEIFGGQLLGVKSNEFICFYDWNECRLIRRIDVSSPINNVYWDDIGNYVCITSSDTFYILKYNKNQVEEILSSPSYPSNDHHTGINMHVDNNDGIEIAFDFISEINDKVESGVWISTCFVYVTSQMRLQIWMNGFIDLVAYLPEKTMYHILGYVKEIHRIMLMSKDFNCISYSLDLNYIEYQSCIINKDFETAENVYWGRIPPNLHTKIARFLEIQGYKEKALSITDDQDQKFDLALGLGKFELCISILQEIQLKDQAENASITMESITPNVQEDIKQGEGMVDISNVNRKRWKVLGDIALEKGRFSMAIACYREVQDLDSLLLIYSCIGDIQGLKYVAKMASKQNLWNTAFICHTLLQDKESCIEDLIQSDLIPYAALFARCYYPSKLEEIVIKWRDFNKKSEQLLASPNENLELFPFHQESLKLESLLSNQELINRPVASWDKLFQALNSDLLEDFHNNGFNYVKDQIWGGDDINMNDLDDDIGNRCDQLEEENRIQEQIMENELLIKGGEGEIATISPTFGHLDEDMSAFSSPRLSDSHETEFGIGAGNSENLDIKSQIQIDEQSPKNTNRRSSELSIESSSPEAQKGAGHKKYQQNQHHNHNQSYHHRDHHQNHKDGNHHYHHHNNEVEGENTQRRDRKESRSPSPKQSGRGGGGGGGGGGRRTGKKGQEAGANAAEPSSMGSPKPPSKYKKNNGKKQPKPKD; encoded by the coding sequence tatagaGAGAATATGCCATTAAGGTTggatattaaaaagaagtTACAGACTTCAAGTGAGAGAGTAAAAAGTATTGATTTTCATGCATCTGAACCATGGATTCTTTCAGGATTATACAATGGTACAATTACTGTACATGATTATGAGACACAAAGTCTGTTAAAATCATTAGAGGTCTCTGAATATCCAATAAGATGTGCAATTTTTGTATCTAGGAAACAATGGATTATTACATGTGGTGATGATTTACAGGTGAGAGTCTACAATTATAATACAATGAATAAGGTTACAAGTTTTGAAGCACATAATGATTTTATTCGTCATATTATGGTCCATAATAAACTTCCTCTATTATTAACATGTTCTGATGATATGACTATCAAAGTTTGGGATTGGGATAGAGATTGGATTAAAGCTCAAACTTTTCAAGGAAATTCCCATTATGTAATGATGATACAATGGAATCCAAAAGATACTCATGTTTTTGCATCTGTTTCTTTGGATAGAACTGTAAAAATCTGGGGTTTACAGCCTAATATATGCTCTTTAGTTAATAATACTGTTAATACTCCCAAATATAGTTTAACAGGACATGAAGGTGGAATCAATTGTTTGGCTTATTCTCCTTCAGCTGAAAAACCTTACATAGCAACAGGAAGTGATGATAAGACTGTTCGAGTTTGGGATTACCAAACAAAACAATGTATTCAAGTACTTACTGGACATACTAAAGCTGTTAGATCCGTTATTTATCATAATCAACTTCCTCTTATTCTTTCTTGTAGTGAAGATGGTACTATCAAAATTTGGCATTCAACTACTTACAGATTAGAATGtactttgaattatatGTTAGATAGATGTTGGTGTTTATCAGTAAGTGAAAATATTCTTGGAATTGGTTATGATGAAGGATCTGTTGTTGTTAAAATTGGTTCTGAGCAACCTCTTGCTACTTTAAATAGTGGTAAGATACTTATTGCAAAAGGTACTGAAATATGTCAAACTAATCTTAGAGCACTTGCTACTAAATCTTCATCAGGAACTGAATGggaatttgaatttggtGATGGTGAAAGAGTTATATTACCTTATAAAGAACTTGGATGTAGTGAAATATATCCACAAgatattcaatttcatccTAATGGTAGATTCTTATCAGTCTGTGGTGATGGTGAATTTGTTATTTATACTACACAAGCTTTAAGAAGTAAATGTTTTGGAAAAGCTATTGAACTTTCATGGTCAATTGATGGTCATTTCTTTGCAATTCGAGAAAATGGAGGTAGAATtgttatttataataactttaaagaaagcttttcatttcttccaagtttttttgttgatgaaatttttgGTGGTCAATTATTAGGTGTTAAATCCAATGAATTTATCTGTTTTTATGATTGGAATGAATGCCGTCTTATTAGAAGAATTGATGTTTCATCTCctattaataatgtatATTGGGATGATATTGGTAATTATGTATGTATTACATCTTCTGATACATTTTATAtacttaaatataataaaaatcaagttgaagaaatattatcatcaCCATCATATCCTTCTAATGATCACCATACCGGTATTAATATGCATGTGGACAATAATGACGGTATAGAAATAGcttttgattttatatcagaaattaatgataaagtTGAGAGTGGAGTATGGATATCTACATGTTTTGTATATGTTACATCTCAGATGCGATTACAAATATGGATGAATGGATTTATTGATTTGGTTGCATATCTTCCAGAAAAAACTATGTATCATATATTGGGATATGTTAAAGAGATTCATAGAATTATGTTAATGAGTAAAGATTTTAACTGTATTAGTTATTCATtagatttaaattatattgaatatcagtcttgtattattaataaagattttgaGACTGCTGAGAATGTTTATTGGGGTAGAATACCACCAAATCTACATACAAAAATTGCCAGATTTTTGGAGATACAAGGATATAAAGAGAAAGCTTTATCAATAACTGATGATCAAGATCAAAAGTTTGATTTAGCATTAGGTTTAGGTAAATTTGAGTTATgtatttctattttacAGGAAATACAACTTAAAGATCAGGCTGAAAATGCTAGTATTACAATGGAATCTATTACTCCTAATGTACAAGAAGATATAAAACAAGGAGAAGGAATGgttgatatttcaaatgTGAATAGAAAGAGATGGAAAGTTTTGGGTGATATAGCTTTAGAGAAAGGAAGGTTTTCTATGGCAATTGCTTGTTATAGGGAAGTACAGGATTTggattctttattattaatttattcatgTATAGGTGATATTCAAGGATTAAAATATGTAGCAAAAATGGCAAGTAAACAGAATTTATGGAATACAGCATTTATATGTCATACTTTACTTCAGGATAAGGAATCTTGtattgaagatttaattcaatCAGATTTAATACCTTATGCAGCATTATTTGCTAGATGTTATTATCCATCTAAATTGGAGGAAATTGTTATTAAATGGAGAGattttaataagaaaagTGAACAACTTTTAGCAAGTCCTAATgaaaatttggaattatttccatttcATCAAGAATCTCTTAAATTagaatcattattatctaATCAAGAATTGATTAATCGTCCTGTTGCATCTTGGGATAAACTTTTTCAAGCATTAAATTCTGATCTACTTGAGGATTTTCATAATAATGGCTTTAATTATGTGAAAGATCAAATCTGGGGAGGagatgatattaatatgaATGATTTGGATGATGATATTGGAAATAGATGTGATCaattagaagaagagaATAGAATACAAGAAcaaataatggaaaatgAATTACTTATAAAAGGAGGAGAAGGAGAAATAGCAACAATAAGTCCAACATTTGGTCATTTAGATGAAGATATGTCAGCTTTTTCATCTCCAAGATTATCAGATTCACATGAGACTGAATTTGGAATTGGAGCTGGAAATAGTGAAAATTTGGATATAAAAtctcaaattcaaatagaTGAGCAATCTCCGAAAAATACTAATAGAAGGAGTTCAGAATTAAGTATTGAATCTTCATCACCTGAGGCTCAGAAAGGTGCTGGTCATAAGAAGTATCAACAAAACCAGCATCATAATCATAATCAAAGTTACCACCATAGAGATCATCATCAAAACCACAAAGACGGtaatcatcattatcatcatcataaCAATGAAGTTGAAGGAGAAAATACACAAAGACGTGATCGAAAAGAAAGTAGATCACCATCTCCTAAACAAAGTGGtagaggaggaggaggaggaggaggaggaggaggaagaagaacAGGAAAAAAAGGACAAGAAGCAGGAGCAAACGCTGCTGAACCTTCTTCTATGGGATCTCCAAAGCCTCCTTCCaaatataaaaagaataacGGAAAGAAACAACCAAAACCAAAGGATTGA
- a CDS encoding ubiqutin family protein (similar to dictyostelium SonA, yeast Dsk2 with a ubiquitin domain 2 STI1 motif and a UBA domain at its C-terminus), with protein sequence MTNPNNEEINMSVKLLNGDIIKVPGKIDAKKTSVLKLKEIISNICSIPVFEIRLVWKDKILSNNALLSSYGIEDNSTLILARSPSRSSNSSSQRTGVSSNSSSSIQADSGGLFGESDTDDFLSSALASPWMQSILNDPEIFRVMLESNPQLKALREQNPELNHIFNDPQFLQMSVDVLKNPELMKEMMRNSDRAISNIESIPGGFSALKRMYHTVQEPMWDAAMYNPNTIKANTYNEYNIDKSSGPNSEALPNPWSINRNSSNNSSNSNNIGSSSPADIFGSFGQDVSGRRQPPLNLFPFNFGVGNSTNNRNDGNSNSDNNVNSNLLLPGFAGLGNFGNIPNFGNLANLGILNPNISQNNASNSNTSTDNNTTINSNTNNSQTTPQLPNLMNLYSPFANSNPNTIQTVIDAMRNMDINSRDDALQNQFNEFIGNGGANTNIGNISQGIGNANLGNLLNMINAGSPSMQNNDSGNLSNINNQNGASNNGNDNGGQNYNYQLEVLSNMGFTDTEACIKALTESDGSINRAIDKLLNQN encoded by the coding sequence ATGACCaatccaaataatgaagaaatcaATATGAGTGTGAAATTGTTGAATGGCgatataattaaagttCCAGGAAAAATTGATGCGAAAAAAACTTCAGTATTGAAACTCAAAGAAATCATAAGTAATATTTGTAGTATTCCAGTTTTTGAAATAAGACTTGTTTGGAAGGACAAAATACTTTCAAATAATGCTTTATTAAGTAGTTATGGAATTGAAGATAATAGTACTTTAATTCTTGCTCGTTCTCCATCACGAAGCTCAAATTCATCTTCACAAAGAACTGGAGTCAGCTCTAACTCAAGCTCTAGCATACAAGCAGATTCTGGAGGACTATTTGGTGAATCAGATACGGATGACTTTCTTTCTTCAGCTCTTGCATCACCTTGGATGCAAAGTATACTAAATGACCCGGAAATATTTAGAGTGATGTTAGAATCGAACCCTCAGCTTAAAGCTCTAAGAGAGCAGAACCCTGAACTTAATCACATTTTTAACGATCCCCAATTCCTACAGATGTCTGTTGATGTTTTGAAGAACCCAGAACTCATGAAAGAAATGATGAGAAACTCGGATAGGGCAATTAGCAATATAGAAAGTATTCCTGGAGGATTTAGTGCACTTAAAAGAATGTACCATACAGTTCAAGAACCGATGTGGGATGCTGCAATGTATAACCCAAACACTATTAAAGCAAACACttataatgaatataatatagATAAAAGTTCTGGACCAAACTCGGAAGCCTTACCAAACCCTTGGAGTATTAATAGGAATTCCAGTAATAATAGTAGTAATAGCAATAATATTGGTTCCTCATCCCCAGCTGATATATTTGGAAGTTTTGGCCAAGACGTTTCAGGGCGAAGACAACCACCACTAAATCTATTTCCTTTCAACTTTGGGGTTGGAAATTCCACCAATAATCGTAATGATGGTAACTCCAATAGTGATAATAACGTAAATAGCAACTTATTACTACCAGGATTTGCAGGTCTTGGAAACTTTGGTAATATCCCCAATTTTGGAAATCTAGCAAATTTGGGGATCTTGAATCCCAATATAAGCCAAAATAATGCTTCAAATTCCAATACAAGTACAGACAATAATACtactattaatagtaatactAACAATTCCCAAACAACTCCACAGCTTCCCAATCTGATGAATTTATATTCTCCATTTGCTAATAGTAATCCAAATACAATTCAAACTGTTATTGATGCAATGAGAAATATGGACATTAATAGTAGAGATGATGCACTTCAGAACCAATTCAACGAATTTATTGGGAATGGAGGTGCAAATAccaatattggaaatatttcTCAAGGAATCGGAAATGCAAATCTTGGTAACTTGCTCAATATGATTAATGCAGGAAGTCCTTCTATGCAGAATAATGACTCAGGAAACTTaagtaatataaataacCAAAATGGCGCTTCCAATAATGGAAATGATAATGGAGGGCAGAATTATAATTACCAACTTGAAGTCCTTTCCAATATGGGGTTTACTGATACTGAGGCATGCATTAAAGCCCTTACTGAATCTGATGGAAGTATTAATAGAGCGATAGATAAACTTCTCAATCAGAactaa
- a CDS encoding vacuolar ATP synthase subunit A, which produces RREIKMKSDEKNYGTIYKVAGPLVVAENMSGTKMYELVRVGFQKLVGEIIRLEGDTASIQVYEDTFGLTVGDPVIKTGQPLSVELGPGILDNIFDGIQRPLRFISESTKDMFIPRGVDVKCLDHDKLWEFTPNANLRVGDIITGGDIFGSVYENSLFKSHRIMLPPNVQGRVVRLPTAGNYTIDEDLIEIEYDGVVKSYSMCHSWPVRVPRPCLEKLQGNTPLLTGQRILDALFPSVQGGTCAIPGAFGCGKTCISQALSKYSNSDVIIYIGCGERGNEMAEVLTEFPELYTMVDGKKESIMQRTCLVANTSNMPVAAREASIYTGITLSEYFRDMGCNVSMMADSTSRWAEALREISGRLAEMPADSGYPAYLGARLASFYERSGRVKCMGSPDREGTVTIVGAVSPPGGDFSDPVTTATIGIVQVFWGLDKKLAQRKHFPSVNWNTSFSKYSRVLEPYFDSVDPEFNGLRQKISEILQKENELADILQLVGKDSLSEDQKIVLEVAKIIREDFLQQNAFSDYDFTCPIQKTLGMMKTIGNLYDLSLKAVKDSSQQQQKIGWSTIYNSMRATINKITSMKFLDPRLTDQEIKNHFSQLNEEVSNQFRAISDK; this is translated from the coding sequence AGaagagaaataaaaatgaagtCGGACGAAAAGAATTATGGTACAATCTATAAGGTTGCAGGACCTTTGGTTGTTGCTGAAAATATGAGTGGAACTAAGATGTATGAATTAGTACGTGTAGGTTTCCAAAAATTGGTTGGTGAAATTATCCGTCTTGAGGGAGATACTGCTTCCATTCAGGTTTATGAAGACACTTTTGGACTTACTGTTGGTGATCCTGTTATTAAAACTGGTCAACCACTTTCAGTTGAACTTGGACCTGGTATCttagataatatttttgatggTATCCAAAGACCTTTAAGATTTATCTCAGAATCAACAAAAGATATGTTCATTCCAAGAGGAGTTGATGTAAAATGTTTAGACCATGATAAACTTTGGGAGTTTACTCCAAATGCAAATTTAAGAGTTGGAGATATTATTACTGGTGGTGATATCTTTGGATCAGTTTATGAAAATTCTCTATTTAAATCACATAGAATTATGTTACCACCAAATGTACAAGGTAGAGTTGTAAGACTCCCAACAGCAGGAAATTACACAATTGATGaagatttaattgaaatcGAATATGATGGTGTTGTAAAGAGTTATTCTATGTGCCATTCTTGGCCTGTTAGAGTTCCAAGACCATGCTTGGAGAAGTTACAAGGTAATACTCCTTTATTAACAGGACAAAGAATTTTGGATGCTTTGTTCCCATCAGTACAAGGAGGAACTTGTGCTATTCCAGGAGCTTTTGGTTGTGGTAAGACATGTATTTCTCAAGCTTTGAGTAAATATAGTAACTCTGatgttattatttacattGGTTGTGGAGAAAGAGGAAATGAAATGGCAGAAGTTCTTACAGAATTCCCTGAGCTTTATACTATGGTTGATGGAAAGAAGGAGTCAATTATGCAAAGAACTTGTTTAGTAGCTAATACATCAAATATGCCTGTCGCTGCTAGAGAAGCTTCCATCTACACTGGTATTACACTTTCTGAATACTTTAGAGATATGGGATGTAATGTTTCTATGATGGCAGATTCAACTTCTCGTTGGGCTGAAGCTCTTAGAGAAATTTCTGGTAGATTAGCTGAAATGCCTGCAGATTCGGGTTACCCAGCATATTTAGGCGCCAGACTTGCTTCATTCTATGAAAGATCAGGAAGAGTTAAATGTATGGGTTCCCCAGATAGAGAAGGTACAGTAACAATTGTTGGTGCAGTTTCTCCACCTGGTGGTGACTTTTCTGATCCAGTTACTACAGCTACAATAGGTATTGTTCAAGTCTTTTGGGGATTAGATAAGAAGCTTGCTCAGAGAAAACATTTCCCTTCAGTTAATTGGAATACATCATTCagtaaatattcaagaGTTTTGGAGCCATACTTTGATTCAGTTGATCCAGAATTTAATGGATTAAGGCAGAAGATTTCTGAGATTTTACAGAAAGAGAATGAGCTTGCTGATATTTTACAGCTTGTTGGAAAGGATTCACTTTCTGAGGATCAGAAGATTGTTTTGGAGGTTGCTAAGATTATTAGGGAAGATTTCCTTCAACAAAATGCTTTTTCAGACTATGATTTTACTTGTCCAATTCAAAAGACTCTTGGTATGATGAAGACAATTGGTAATTTATATGATCTTTCTCTAAAAGCTGTTAAGGATTCATCTCAACAACAACAAAAGATTGGCTGGTCGACAATTTATAATTCAATGAGAGCTACTATTAATAAGATCACTTCAATGAAATTCTTGGACCCAAGATTAACTGATCAAGAAATCAAGAACCACTTTTCTCAGCTTAATGAGGAGGTTTCAAACCAGTTCAGAGCTATTTCTGATAAGTAA